In Gopherus flavomarginatus isolate rGopFla2 chromosome 1, rGopFla2.mat.asm, whole genome shotgun sequence, a single genomic region encodes these proteins:
- the LOC127047149 gene encoding histone H3.v1-like isoform X1, which translates to MEEDEVVLMQGEEEEKEVDLAMEEEEQEDLAREDDEEEKEEENLATKKEREDLVMGMEHVVMEKKAEEDNLDEEEDEEGKAKSSSTSMARSPLPRCINREVMSRSRKGILPLSIALVREITEW; encoded by the coding sequence ATGGAGGAGGACGAGGTTGTGCTGATGCAGggggaagaagaagagaaggaggTGGATCTcgccatggaggaggaggagcaagagGATCTGGCCAGAGAGGACGacgaggaggaaaaggaggaggagaatctggccacaaagaaggagagggaggacCTGGTCATGGGAATGGAGCACGTGGTCATGGAGAAGAAAGCGGAAGAGGACAActtggatgaggaagaggatgaggagggCAAAGCCAagtcctcctccacctccatggCCAGGTCCCCCTTGCCCAGATGCATAAATAGGGAAGTAATGAGTAGGAGCAGGAAGGGGATCTTACCTCTCTCTATAGCATTAGTGAGAGAGATAACGGAATGGTGA
- the LOC127047149 gene encoding major centromere autoantigen B-like isoform X2, with translation MQGEEEEKEEVDLAMEEEEQEDLAREDDEEEKEEENLATKKEREDLVMGMEHVVMEKKAEEDNLDEEEDEEGKAKSSSTSMARSPLPRCINREVMSRSRKGILPLSIALVREITEW, from the exons atgcagggggaagaagaagagaaggag gaggTGGATCTcgccatggaggaggaggagcaagagGATCTGGCCAGAGAGGACGacgaggaggaaaaggaggaggagaatctggccacaaagaaggagagggaggacCTGGTCATGGGAATGGAGCACGTGGTCATGGAGAAGAAAGCGGAAGAGGACAActtggatgaggaagaggatgaggagggCAAAGCCAagtcctcctccacctccatggCCAGGTCCCCCTTGCCCAGATGCATAAATAGGGAAGTAATGAGTAGGAGCAGGAAGGGGATCTTACCTCTCTCTATAGCATTAGTGAGAGAGATAACGGAATGGTGA